The Sebastes umbrosus isolate fSebUmb1 chromosome 19, fSebUmb1.pri, whole genome shotgun sequence genome has a segment encoding these proteins:
- the lrrc75bb gene encoding leucine rich repeat containing 75Bb, which yields MGSKLTRQRSLDFESKVSKKRRQRNDALQGESEKRGGGGGDFLFTSLMLKSDKLPGMLRKTNHSPYVRRVAWIREIQRLLREQRMEQAVEVLKLLRKDLGLQGTSLNDILYKNAAFLNLVDPISHELLLSLARDLQCPKRETDSFKSTNKICRQLIYHLTPHSKWTRQSVPMRKSQACLKTTLKKKLSGDVVNLSGIPLSGRDVNRVAFYLQSSSDAVSAVDLSFTELQDESLRLLLPYLGCLPKLTILAVNGNRLTMAILKDLTDAVKDPKKFPSLAWVDLGNNLDIFTVPQPLLVALRRRFGLRSSLPTIYEYREAQAFGGYTPNMETSVEEPSLYEEGEGEEDDKEEEEDRLELRAWGFGEENMSKNVPLHFCGR from the exons ATGGGCTCTAAGTTGACCAGACAGAGAAGTCTCGATTTTGAAAGCAAAGTGTCCAAGAAGAGACGCCAGAGGAATGACGCTCTCCAGGGAGAGAgcgagaaaagaggaggaggcggaggagacTTCTTGTTTACCTCCTTGATGCTCAAGTCCGACAAGCTGCCGGGGATGCTGCGGAAAACCAACCACAGCCCGTATGTCAGGAGGGTGGCGTGGATCCGGGAGATCCAGAGGCTCCTCCGGGAGCAGAGGATGGAGCAAGCTGTAGAAGTGCTCAAACTGCTGAGGAAG gATTTGGGACTCCAGGGAACGTCGCtcaatgacattttgtacaagAACGCGGCTTTTCTCAACCTGGTGGACCCCATCTCTCACGAGCTGCTGCTCAGTCTCGCCCGGGACCTGCAGTGTCCGAAAAGG gagaCGGACTCGTTCAAGTCCACCAACAAGATCTGCCGCCAGCTCATTTACCACCTGACCCCTCACTCCAAATGGACGAGACAGAGCGTGCCCATGAGGAAGTCTCAGGCCTG TCTCAAAACAACCCTGAAGAAGAAACTGTCCGGTGACGTCGTCAACCTGTCAGGCATCCCGCTGTCTGGCCGAGACGTCAACCGcgtggccttctacctccagaGCAGCAGCGACGCCGTGTCGGCGGTGGACCTGAGCTTCACCGAGCTGCAGGACGAGAGCTtgcggctgctgctgccctACCTCGGCTGCCTGCCGAAACTGACCATACTGGCCGTCAACGGCAACCGCCTGACAATGGCCATCCTGAAAGACCTCACAGACGCGGTGAAGGATCCTAAGAAGTTCCCCAGCTTGGCCTGGGTCGACCTGGGCAACAACTTGGACATCTTCACCGTGCCGCAGCCGCTGCTCGTGGCCCTGCGGCGCCGCTTCGGCTTACGCAGCAGCCTCCCCACCATTTACGAGTACAGGGAGGCGCAGGCGTTCGGCGGCTACACCCCCAACATGGAGACATCTGTGGAGGAGCCCAGTCTGTacgaggagggagagggagaggaggatgataaagaggaggaggaggacaggctGGAGCTTCGAGCCTGGGGCTTCGGAGaagaaaacatgtcaaaaaatgtGCCGCTGCACTTCTGTGGGAGGTGA